Genomic window (Oscillospiraceae bacterium):
AGCTCCGCTCCGTCACAATCAAAAAGGCCCAACATGAAGGCTTCCTCAGCCTCTACGATGCTGTCGTCTATGATCTTTATTTTGATTACTTTATAATTTTCGCCATCGTCAAAATGCAGATTCACAAAGGCGCCGGGCATAACCGCACTCATAGCCTCGTCACGCAAGACACTTTCCTTGTCTTCCACTTCGAAAAGCCTTGTCAGGTCTGAGTCGGCTCTTATCTCGGACTTTGTGTTTTTATTCAATATTTCATCGCGCATCTGATGAAGTGAGGAAGCATATTCTCTGCTTTCGTCAAAGCCGTCTGCTTCTTCCGGCACGATGGCTTCGGGCACATCATCGTCAGACTCCTCATTTATGGGAGTGTCTGCGTATTCTGATGAAACGTCGGTTGATACCTCGGTATTTTCAATCTCAGATTCTTCATAAACGGTAACGGGCTCGTCACCGAAATCCGCAATACTGCTTTCCAGAAGGGTAGGGGAATCGACCTTTTTCTCCACCTCATATTCCGAGAAAAAGCCGTCCTCGATAAATACGAAATCCTCTCCGTATTTTGCGGTCATTTCTATGGCTTTTACACTTACATCCACTTCGCCGTCGGTTCCGCCGCGACGGGCAACGTAAAAATGTATCTCGCCCGAGCTTTCCTCCGTTATGGTGTTCTGATTCACAATATCCAGAAGACCGTGCGGATATTGCGCGGCAAACTCATCGGAAACTCTTAAAGCCTCCTCTGAAAGCTCATCCATCATCCCGAGTACCGGTATCGGCAAGCAGGATATGAGCATTGCAAAAGCGAGCAGCAATGCAGTTGATCTTTTAAAGATTTTCAGGTTTTTCATGCAATTTAAACCTCCAAAATAAGAATTGACCATCCGTATTTATCAAAAACAAAACTTTCGACTATGCTGTGAAAATTATACCACAGTTTTTTTATATTTTCAATATTTTTGTAATATTTTACCACTGTTCCGATATTTTTTACCTGTTTCCGTTTGCATGTGTCCTCGCTATTCCAAAAAGAACGGCGGCTTCTCCGCCGTTCTTTTCTGCCGGATGGAAATTATTCAGGCTCCCTCACCGTTTTTTGTATGTGTGATTCAACAGCAGTGTTGTCAAAAAGCATTATCAACACTAAAAATCCTTTACTTACTGGAGTTTCAGTGCTTTTAGTACTATTCCCACTCGTTGCAGTGGCTTGCATCTTAAATAATTTTGTTTAGAAGATATTGCCACTGATGTTCTGATTATTTTGATTACCAATATTATTGTATCTGTACGATGGATATGACAGAACAAATAAATGATCTGAAATCAAACGACGCATTGAGTGGTTTTGAAGAATATCACCGCAGAATATATGAAATGGAAATGAAATTAAAGGTTTATTCTGCCAAATGCATGGAAGCGGAAGTATACAGAGATATGCGTGAAACTCTTGACAGAAGCAGAACTAATCAACACAATATAGTCATTATGGATGTAGGGATGTTGAATAGGTTGGCAAAAAACGAAAACATTCTGCCGGTATATGAAGGAGTTGTTTCTGAAGAAAGACCTTATAGGCGAGAACTTGCGGATGCTGTGCTGGAATATATAAGAGATATAATAAAAAATAGATTGTAAGATTCTTCAGCGACATATGTAATACCCGATATTCATGGAGAAATTATGATACAAAACGGTTTTTGCCAAGCTTGAAAAAATGAAAACGCCGGAGTACCTGAAAAAACAGGTGTGAGTGTTCATAACGTGTCATATTCAGACGCGAGAACAAAAAATGGAAAAAAGGAACCCCGGCACGCGATAATGCGTGTATAGACTCTCGACTGCACACAGGAACACTATATATATCTACTAAAACATTTGATAGTAGACGAACTAAAAACTGCGAAATGCATTAAAAAAGCGGCTGTAGTAGGTGAATTTAACACAAGAAGCTGTGTCGAATCCGTTATAAACGCGGTGATATTCGAATTTATGAGTTATGCTCAAAAAGCTTCTAAAATGTGGTATATTGTATCATTTACGTATCTGATAATTACTGTCGCTTTTAATGCTCTAAGCGGGGTACGTTTTGAAGGTCATTTTGGTTTGTTTAGTGCTTTGATACCGGGAGTTTTGTCTGGATTACATGCAGGAATATTGTCCGGTTTATTTTTAATGGGTATTTATATATGGTGGACATTTGTGAAACGCTTATTAAATTGCGAATTAGTGATATATTTTGGTAGTTTTGGGTAATATATTGCGTGATTTTAAAATAAATTACAAATTGCCGTTTATCAGATAATAAAAACAGTTTTTTGAGAATTTTATCCAAGTAATATACACCCTAAAATTGCTTAACTTTCTGGGTGTATATCAAATCGATTTTTAATTAAAGCGACAAATTTAAGGATAAAGATACAACTCCCATGGTATAATTTTAAATACCGTGGGAGTTTTTTGTGCTCTTGATGGTTAATAACACTGAAAGAGGTTTGAAATGAAGATTATAACAAATGATATGGTGAAAACGTATGAACAATATTTGATTAATGATGAAAAAGCAAAGGCAACAATCGAAAAATATGTTAGAGATGTTTTGTGTTTTTATAGTTCGAATAAAAATTGCCAGATCACAAAAAGCATGGTTCTCGAGTATAAAAACAAGTTGCTTGAACATTACGCTCCTTCAAGTGTAAATTCGGTACTGTCTTCACTGAATAGTTTTTTTGATTTTTTGGGGTGGACGGAGCTTAAAGTAAAAACTGTCAAAATCCAAAAACAGCTTTTCGCAAATGATGATAAAAGCTTGACCAAAGCTGAATATGAGCGTTTGCTGGGAGCGGCAAAAAACAAAAATAATTGGCGCTTAAATCTAATAATGCAGAGTATATGCTCTACCGGTATTCGCATTTCGGAACTGAAATATATAACGGTAGAAGCTCTGTCTGACGGCAAAGCGCAATTAAGCAATAAAGGAAAAACAAGAGTTATTTTTTTGCCGTCCAAGCTATGCAAAGTATTAAAGCAGTATGTAAAAGAGCAAAAAATAAAAAGCGGTGCTGTTTTTGTTACCAAAAACGGCAAGCCGCTTGACAGAAGCAATATATGGTCTGATATGAAAAAGCTGTGTGAAAGCGCTAAGGTTTTACCGTCAAAAGTGTTTCCGCATAACCTAAGACACCTTTTCGCCCGGACATATTATTCCATTCAAAAGGATATTGTAAGACTTGCTGATATCCTCGGACATTCAAGCGTAAACACTACACGCATTTATACGCAGGAAAACGGCGAAATTCACAGACAGCAAATACAGAAGCTCGGTCTTTTGAGGTGTTAACAACATAATTGACATTATGTTGTACTCTGCAGACTTATCACGCTACATATTTTAACACAATAGTGAATAATTGTCAATAGATTCCCACAAAAAACAACAAATATCAAGTATGATATAATATTTGAAATGACTTGTGGATAAAAATGCAATAAGTGACAAGGCCAATGAAAAGAAAATTTTTCATTGGTCTGTTTTGCGTGCATTATATTTCCCTGACGATGTGATTTTATGGCAACAATACCGTTTGTCATCTCTCGATAACGCCTCTGAGACATACTTCAACCACATAATGTCAATTATGTTGTTATGAGATAAAGGGGTGTGAATGATGTATCTTGATACGTTGGATACAATACGTTTTAACAAAAAGTATTATGAAAATGCCAAGTATTCCCATAGTTTTGCAAAAGCATCAATAATGTCAAACTTGTTGTTAGGCAATCGTATAGTTCTTTCGCAATCGCAGTTATTGGATTCAAAATTCATACTTGAATCCATTGGAGATGCCGGCTTTCGTAGACTTATTGAAGATAGATATATAAATACCTCGCTTTATAAGTATGAACATAATACACCTTTTACACAACATCTGGCTAATCGTATTAAAAGTGAAGGTTTTTTGTTTTCACATATCGACGATGATCCCAAAAATCAAAATGAATATCGGCAAAATGTAATTTCTATACTTGAGGGCAGAGCCCATGGTTCCGTATGCAATGATGATAATCTCATAGCAATACAATATATGTCAGAATTTATTACATCGTTGGAACGTACACGAGGATATAATCATTATATAGCTATTGAACGTAGGGAAAAACTATCCGATTGCTTATTATGTCATATAAGTTTAGTTAGTGATGCCGATGAATTTGAGAGTTTGAAAGAATTGATTTCTTCGGCATCACCTCAATCAAAAAACAACCGTGCATATTATTACAAAAATGTAGACAGCAATCAGAAAAGGTGTAAAGCCATAGTAGATATTTACTATAACTATATTCTTTCGTTATCTGTAATGGGTACAAACGCATCTTTTGAAATAACAGCATATAAAGACATCTTAACTGAGGCGGATTGGAATATTTTCGAAGATATGTGCAGTACAAATGCAGAATTGATACAAGTAGATTATTATGCCGGAGAATCAAAAATTAAAACTGAATGGAATGAAATATATGATTATCTGGAATTTTTGAAAAATAATCAATTAGGAAACTACTATTTTAATCTATTCAGAAAATATTTGCTTGAAACTGGAAAAATAATACTTTCTTTTGGCTCTGACATATTAATGCTTATGGGTGGAATATTGAATGTTGAAAATCCGGCAGTTGAACTTAGTATTTTTGGAATCCAAAGTGTAATTGAAAAATTTAAAGGGTTGTCATTTGGTGAACAAACGGTGCAAAAGATCTTAGATGACCTCAAAACAGAAATTGAAATTCAGAAAATTCAAAAATTAAAAAATATGAAAGGAAAAATAAAAAAATGAAAAAAAGAATTCTATCATTGGTGTTGACAGTTATGATGCTTGTCAATATCGGCATGCCTGTTTGGGCGGAAACCGCAGAACAGACAGCAACGCTTTCAGCTACTACTGTAACACAGTCGCAAGTTTTAGAAAGGATAAACGAATTAACTGAACTTTTAGAAGGAACATATTTCACAAGATATAAAACAAAATGCACGTCATCATCTCCAAACAGTAACAGCGTTAATGGTTGCCACGATTCGTGCGATAATTGTAAAATCGGAAACATCATTACAACCGATTGGTTTAAAACTATGTTTGGGATAGGATCCGGACAAACCGTTTCTATACCAAACGGAACGGAACAATGGTCTTGCCATGGATTTATGAATGTTGCGTTTTGGTACATATTTAAGCTTGACAAGGCGGAAAACATCCGATATCAAGTAAATTCATCACGGTTGTCATTTGCAGAGTTAATTAATACTGCACGCCCTGGGGATTATGTGAGGGTATGGAAAAATGGAGAATCCGTACACTCTGTTATATATATAAGCGGTGATTCCAATGGATTTCGCATGTTAGACAGCAATGGAACGGGTTGTAGCGCAAGCAATGGATGTAAAGTACAAAATCATTACGAAACATACTATAATAATTCTGCATATACATTCAATGTTGTACGCGCCTACAATTATGATACTTCTTCAGATCAAACAATTACATATTCTTCAATAGTCCAAGGTGATTATTACCTCAACAATAATGGATATCGTATGAATGCGTTGGTTGATGCTCAACAGCAAAATTCCATTAACGCAAGCAACGGCACGATCAATAATAACATGAAATTTACTTTTACCAAAGATGGTAATTATTACAAAATAGCACCTTCATACACTCAAAATAATCTGGTGTTAAATGCATTTTGGTTGAACTACTCTTATACTTCAGACGGCGACGAGGTGACATTGTACAGCAACACAAACGATCCATCACAGCGCTGGTATTTTGAAGAATGTAATAATGGATATCTAATACACCCTGGAGATGCAACGCATCTTTCTATTACAAGAGATACATCGACCAATAAAATATATTTAAAAAGCACGACCAAAGCTTCTAATCAAATTTGGTCGCTTGAAAGTACAGAACAATATACTGTTTATTTTAATGCCAATGGAGGAGCGACACCTACATCGAGCAAAACGGTGATCAATGGTTCTACCTATGGTACACTCCCTACACCAACCAGAACAGGGTATACCTTTAATGGTTGGTACACATCTTCGAGCGGAGGAACACAAATAACAAGCAATTCTATTGTAAATACGAGCGCAGATCATACTCTTTATGCGCAGTGGACACCGAACACATACACCATAACATTTAATGCCAACGGCGGTACAACTCCTACTGCAAGCAAGACGGTAACATATGGTTCAACATATGGCACGTTACCGACTCCGACAAGGTCGGGATATACCTTTGATGGTTGGTTCACCGCAGCGAGCGGCGGAACAAAGGCAACAAGTGCAACAACTATGAGTACAGTGGGTGACAGAACGCTTTATGCCCACTGGACACCCAGCACATATACTGTTACCTACAACGCCAACGGCGGCACAAATGCACCTGCTGTGCAGACAAAAACACATGGTGTAAATCTTACTCTCAGTGCCGCCTATCCTACAAGAACAGGATATATATTCCAAGGTTGGTCAACTTCCGCAAGTGGCTCTGTGGTATACGGAGCAGGTGCAAACTATACCGCCAATGCAAACGCAACGCTTTACGCAGTGTGGTTGCCAACAAATTTGACAGTATATTTTGATGCCAATGGCGGAACAAATTCGACTTCAAGTAAAGTTGTAACGTATACTTCAACCTATGGTACACTGCCTACACCCACAAAAACGGGATACAGCTTTAACGGCTGGTATACCTCTTCGAGCGGAGGAACACAAATAACAAGTAGTTCTACTGTGAATACGAGTGCAGATCATACTCTTTATGCACAATGGCGCCCCGGCAACTATTACTTGAGTCTCAATGGTATGCTTGATGATGTATCCATGGGTAGCCTTGTTGGAAGTGACGATGTCACTTTCGGAACTGTTGATATATACGTAGGCGGAGTAAAAGTCGCAGATGATGTAACGGATTATTATGTTCAGCATCCATATGGCTCTACATATTCCATTGAAGATATAAAGCCCGCCAAAGGAAAGGTGTACGAGGGTGTGTCTTCCGGAAATATTAGCGGAACAATTCGGGCAGGTAACACCGGTATAGTTCTTGCATTCAGAACATCGTACTATATTGACTATAACGCCAACGGTGGAACGGGCGCACCAGAGCCGCAATACAAGCTTTACGGCAAAGCACTTACTCTCAGCAGTACGGTACCCACACGCGATGGCTATACGTTCAAAGGCTGGTCTATTTCCAAAACAGGTGCTGTTGCATATCAGCCCGGAGGCTCATACATCGACAACATATCAACAACACTTTATGCAATCTGGGAAGAAAACTACATAAAGCCCGAAAGCATTGTCCTCGGCACTCACAAAACCTCTTTAAAGGTTGGAGAAACCGATACGGTTACATGCTCGGTGCTTCCTACAAATGCAGAATGGGAATCCATGTATTTCCTGTATTACGACGAAGATATCATTGATATGGCATGGGTAGCAAACGAAAATGCCTTTACCGTCACAGCAAAAGCGGTTGGCTCTACCGATATCATAATTGAGGTCTTGGACGAACACGAAAACACAGCTCAGGCACAATACACACTTGAAGTCACAAAAGTAATTGACGAGAATGCACCTCAGTTTGTTGTAGAACAAAAAACCTCACGCGCAGGAAGCACAGTGGATGTAACAATTTCCGTGAAGAACAACCCTGGTATCATATTTGCAAAATTCATTGTTACATGCGGTGATGAGCTTACTTTAGTAAATGTTACAGACGGCGGTATATTGGGTCATGCAAATCATCCCAAGGATAAAACAACTCCATATACCTTATACTGGAATAACGGAACGGCTGAAAGCGATTTCACTTCAAACGGCACGGCGGTAACCCTGACATTTGAAATTGACAGTGAGGTAGCCGACGGTTTCTATCCGATAAGCATAGAAGAAGTCACATCTGATACATTCAACTATGCAGATGATACGGTCTACTTTGAATCCGTCAACGGCGGTATCAATGTTATCTCCAAAATCATAGGCGATGTAAATGGAGACGGCGAAGTAACCGCACGTGATGAAAGAGACCTTTCCAGACATATCGCAAGTTGGCCCGGTTACGAGGATATTGATACATATACTGCCGATGTCAATGCCGATGGCGAAGTAACTGCACGCGACGAAAGAGATTTATCAAGACACATAGCAAGCTGGCCGGGATATGAAACCCTGCCTCATGTTAAGTAAAGGAGAATTAATATGTTTAAGAGAATTTTAGCACTTTCCTTTTTGATTTTTGTTATCGCACTGATGGTGAGCATGCATGCGTTTGCTGCCGAAAACGGAGTGATTACGGTTGAAAAAGTGGAAATTCAACAGGGCGAAACTGTCGCTGAGGTTAAAATCAATGTAACTGACAATCCCGGTCTGATTTTTGCAAAAATGAATGTGAGCTTTGACAGTTCACTTACACTGATTGCTGTTGCCGATGGTGGAATTTGGGGTCACGCGAATCATCCCAAGGATAAAGCAAACCCTTATCCTCTGTATTGGAACAACGGTACTGTTGAGGAAGATTTTACGGAAAATGGAACAATAGTTACACTCACTTTCAGTGTGCCGGAAAACATTGTGGCAGGAGTATACCCAATCAATCTCTCCGTGGTACAGAACTCTACATTCAATTACGATGACGAAGACGTAAATTTTAATGTCGTAAACGGTTCAATAACCGTTAAAAGCGCAAGCAAGATAAGCGGTGAAATGATTGGTGCACAGATGAGAAACGACGGCATAGCCGGACTGCGTTTCGGTAATAAATTCAATGTTAACAATAGTTTTCTTACTTCTCTGACAGGTGGAAATACTTATAACACACTGGGCGCTGTGTTTGCCGATGGTATAAGCAATGTAAGCTTCGGCACACTGGTAATTCCCGTTTTTGTACTGGAGGATAACAGCCTTACCGCTACAAATCTTACTCATGCCCTTTGCGGTGACATGGATGTTGCTGATGTACCCTGTAAAAATATCTACGATTACGATTCAGACAGCTTTACATATACTGCCGTAGTGACAAATATCCCCGATAAGTTTTCAGGTGGCAAAATTGTCGCACGTGGATATGTGAAATACACCGAAAACGCTCAAACAGTTTATCATTATCTTGACACGGTGACAGCTTCGCCTGAAGATGTAAAGACTCTTTTAGAAGGAGTGTGGTATAAAGACTGATTTTTTTGCCCCTTCTGATACAATTAATTTAAAATGCTTCTGATACAAAAAGGCTCTGACACGATCAGAGTCTTTTTTTGTAAAACCACATGGTTGTCAATTATGTTTTCGAAGCAAAGATAAATCATAAAATATTATTAAATAGTCTATGACTCACATTTGTTTTCATTTAATGTTTGAATTATGTGATTTACCCCCACCGAAATTATTTCTTCGGCGTGGTGTTTGATCAAAGACTGGCGACAGTTGGAATATCGTTTGGATTACCGGTGTAAACTTTGTTGAGTTTTGTGCCGTTGATAGTACTAACATATTGTTTTTGTAGAAACCTGCCTTTTTGAAACTCTGCTACATCTTTTCATACAGATTTCGGGTTACTATAATTGGCAAGATCAGATTTTGGGTTGCGGAGCTTTGCTATGGCAATATAGTATCTGCGAAATGCATGGAACGACAGATATCAAATTCAATCAAATACATGCCGGTTCGACAGCCACAGTTTGGCGCCCTTATAGGAAAAAAAGAGTCCTTGTGACTGTTTAACATTTGGGAATATGAATAACCAAAAAGTTCAAAAGAAAAAAAGAGCTTTCGTAACAAAAGTCCATTTTGAGTGTAAGATGTGCCATATGGAATCGTCCAACCATTGCTCAGCTTTTTCGTTGGTCATGATACGATAAATTCACCTATAATTATTTGTTATTATCATGAAAATGTTTTATTGCAAATATAGTAATTGTATGGTATAATTATTCTTGTTAAGAAAAAATTGCTATAGAAGAAATAATTGTCGCGGAATTATTAAACGATATCAATTGTCACTTAATAAATGACGATAAAAATGTAACTACGTAAATTAATCTACATATGAGAGGTAAAAATGGAAGCTCGTAAACAAACTTATATTTCTATATTGGCTTTAATCGTTTCTGTTGTTTCTTTGGTTACAACCTATTATTTAGAATATAGAGAGAATTTAGAAGTTATAGGGGAAAATATTGAAATTGTTTCTACAGATTTTGATAATAGTCTAGTTGAATGCAAAGCAGAAGTGATTGTAGCCAATCTCTCTCGTCATACTGTTCCCTTGACAAAATTACAATTATACAAAATTCATAGCGGCTTCAAGGATGCCGAAAGAATCCATGAATATTTCTGCCCGGATTTACCATTAACACTTGTTTCCGGTGGTGTTGAAAGGGTTACCATTACATTTCAATATAAACTCAGCTCGGATGAAATGAAAGATATAAAGAATAAAGCTGAGTTATTAGAGTATTTTGATGGAAGAACTATGTCAATTCGATTCAATACTGCAAAAACAAAAACCTACTCTACTAATATGAAGTTTAGTACTGCAAGCTAAAATAATTCCGGCCAATATAATTGGTTAAATTTTGAAGTCTTGTAATTCTATATATTCCACCAATTGTTCTTATTATCAACTTCTTCCAAAATCCTTGAAACAATCTTTTTTACATGATAAAATACCGTCACAAAACACCCGAAAGGAGAATTATA
Coding sequences:
- a CDS encoding DUF3232 domain-containing protein, translated to MDMTEQINDLKSNDALSGFEEYHRRIYEMEMKLKVYSAKCMEAEVYRDMRETLDRSRTNQHNIVIMDVGMLNRLAKNENILPVYEGVVSEERPYRRELADAVLEYIRDIIKNRL
- a CDS encoding integrase codes for the protein MKIITNDMVKTYEQYLINDEKAKATIEKYVRDVLCFYSSNKNCQITKSMVLEYKNKLLEHYAPSSVNSVLSSLNSFFDFLGWTELKVKTVKIQKQLFANDDKSLTKAEYERLLGAAKNKNNWRLNLIMQSICSTGIRISELKYITVEALSDGKAQLSNKGKTRVIFLPSKLCKVLKQYVKEQKIKSGAVFVTKNGKPLDRSNIWSDMKKLCESAKVLPSKVFPHNLRHLFARTYYSIQKDIVRLADILGHSSVNTTRIYTQENGEIHRQQIQKLGLLRC